The Lutra lutra chromosome 10, mLutLut1.2, whole genome shotgun sequence genome contains a region encoding:
- the LOC125078992 gene encoding olfactory receptor 5B12-like, with protein sequence MENSTEVNEFRLLGLTDSPEMQVPLFITFTFIYLATLIGNLGMITLILLDSRLHTPMYIFLSNLSLVDCAYSSAVTPKVMAAFLTGDKVICYGGCVAQMFFFVAFASVDCFLLAAMAYDRHAAVCKPLHYTTSMTTSLCAQMAVGCYAWGFVESAIHTGFTFCLSFCHSNVVHHFFCDIPPILALSCSDIYINEIVLFILAAFNVCFALIVILTSYLFIFIVILRMRSAEGRKKAFSTCASHFTAVTIFYGTVMFMYLQPNSSHSMDNDQMASVFYTIIVPMLNPIVYSLRNKEVNNAFRKTAKKLKILFNP encoded by the coding sequence ATGGAGAACAGCACCGAGGTGAATGAGTTTAGGCTCTTGGGACTGACTGACAGCCCAGAAATGCAAGTCCCTCTTTTCATAACATTCACTTTCATTTATCTTGCTACTCTCATTGGAAATCTTGGGATGATCACGTTGATTCTGTTGGACTCTCGCCTCCACACTCCCATGTATATTTTCCTCAGTAACCTCTCTCTGGTGGACTGTGCTTACTCCTCGGCTGTTACTCCCAAGGTGATGGCTGCGTTTCTCACAGGGGATAAAGTCATCTGCTATGGTGGATGTGTTGCTCAGATGTTCTTCTTTGTGGCTTTTGCCAGTGTAGACTGTTTCCTGTTAGCTGCCATGGCTTATGATCGGCATGCTGCGGTATGTAAACCCTTACATTATACCACTTCTATGACCACGAGCTTGTGTGCTCAAATGGCAGTAGGCTGCTATGCCTGGGGCTTTGTTGAATCTGCTATCCACACTGGATtcaccttctgcctctccttctgccattccAATGTGGTCCATCATTTTTTCTGTGATATCCCCCCAATTCTGGCTCTCTCCTGCTCTGATATCTATATAAATGAGATTGTACTCTTTATATTAGCAGCTTTCAATGTCTGTTTTGCCCTTATAGTTATCTTGACCTCCTATCTGTTCATCTTCATTGTCATCCTGAGGATGCGCTCagctgagggaaggaagaaagcctTCTCTACCTGTGCCTCACACTTCACTGCTGTAACCATCTTCTACGGGACTGTCATGTTCATGTACTTACAACCCAATTCTAGTCATTCTATGGACAATGATCAAATGGCATCTGTGTTCTATACAATAATAGTCCCCATGTTGAACCCCATTGTCTATAGTCTGAGGAATAAAGAGGTGAATAATGCTTTCAGGAAAACCGCTAAGAAACTGAAGATTCTGTTCAACCCATAG